The Nitrospira sp. genomic interval GTTGCGTCGCTCGCCGAGAAAACAAAGCTGAATCAAGAAAGTCTGTATCGCATGCTCTCGGAACGCGGCAATCCTGAATTCCGAATCCTTGAGGCCCTCCTCCATGCGTTGGGCTTTCGGCACGCGGTTGCCGTCAATCGCGAGCCGGCATGAGCAGATCGACTCGTGGGCGGATTGTATTCCGCCACCATGACCTATGGCGCAGGCTCCCATGCTCTCTAGGTCGGATGTGATGTAAAGAAAGTTTGAGCG includes:
- a CDS encoding putative addiction module antidote protein — translated: MESLRDAREAEEYLNAALKEDDPELFLRALRNVAEAQGGVASLAEKTKLNQESLYRMLSERGNPEFRILEALLHALGFRHAVAVNREPA